One genomic segment of Bacteroides caccae includes these proteins:
- a CDS encoding DUF3440 domain-containing protein yields the protein MGKKKIAGTKNVYELAQERLKVIFNEFDNIYVSFSGGKDSGVLLNMCIDYIRKNNLKIRLGVFHMDYEIQYKMTIDYVDRILEANKDILDVYRVCIPFRVATCTSMYQSFWRPWEDSKKNIWVRPMPKKAMTKDDFPFYNTTMWDYEFQMRFAQWIHNKNDAVRTCCLIGIRTQESFNRWRCIYMSRKFQMYHKYKWTSKVGNDIYNAYPIYDWKTTDVWTANGKFQWDYNVLYDLYYRAGVNLERQRVASPFINEAQESLQLYRVLDPNTWGKMVGRVNGVNFTGMYGGTHAMGWQSVKLPEGYTWREFMYFLLSTLPERARKNYLRKLSVSVNFWRTKGGCLSDATIRKLIDAKVPIIVMDNSNYKTLKKPVRMEYQDDIDIPEFKEIPTYKRMCICILKNDHACKYMGFSPTKEEMSKRSQIMEQYRIIVS from the coding sequence ATGGGCAAAAAGAAGATAGCGGGCACAAAGAATGTATATGAACTAGCACAAGAGCGACTGAAAGTTATATTTAATGAATTTGATAATATCTATGTATCATTTTCCGGAGGTAAAGATAGTGGGGTGTTGCTGAATATGTGTATTGACTACATCCGGAAAAATAATCTAAAGATACGTCTTGGAGTCTTTCACATGGATTATGAAATCCAGTATAAAATGACCATTGACTATGTGGACCGGATACTGGAAGCTAATAAAGATATTCTGGATGTATACCGGGTATGTATTCCTTTTCGTGTAGCTACCTGTACTTCTATGTATCAGTCTTTTTGGCGTCCTTGGGAAGATAGTAAAAAGAATATATGGGTTCGCCCCATGCCTAAAAAGGCAATGACTAAAGACGACTTTCCGTTTTATAATACAACGATGTGGGATTATGAATTTCAGATGCGTTTTGCGCAATGGATACATAATAAGAATGATGCTGTGCGTACTTGTTGCCTGATCGGTATTCGTACGCAGGAGAGTTTCAATCGTTGGAGATGTATTTATATGAGTCGTAAATTTCAGATGTACCACAAGTATAAATGGACTTCGAAAGTGGGAAATGACATTTATAATGCTTATCCTATCTATGACTGGAAAACAACGGATGTGTGGACGGCTAACGGAAAATTCCAGTGGGATTATAATGTGCTATATGACCTTTATTATCGGGCGGGAGTCAATCTGGAGCGTCAGCGTGTAGCAAGTCCTTTTATCAATGAAGCACAAGAGAGTCTTCAGCTCTATCGGGTACTTGATCCCAATACGTGGGGCAAGATGGTAGGACGAGTGAACGGGGTTAACTTTACAGGTATGTATGGTGGTACCCACGCAATGGGGTGGCAGTCAGTGAAGCTGCCAGAAGGGTATACATGGCGTGAGTTTATGTATTTCCTGTTGTCTACTTTGCCGGAACGGGCACGGAAGAATTATCTCCGGAAACTGTCGGTAAGTGTAAATTTTTGGCGGACAAAAGGCGGTTGCCTGAGTGACGCTACTATCCGGAAGTTAATTGATGCCAAAGTACCGATAATCGTCATGGATAACAGTAATTACAAAACACTAAAGAAGCCGGTACGTATGGAATATCAGGATGATATAGATATTCCGGAGTTTAAAGAAATACCTACGTATAAACGGATGTGTATTTGCATCCTCAAAAATGATCATGCATGCAAGTATATGGGATTTTCACCGACAAAGGAAGAAATGAGTAAGAGAAGTCAAATAATGGAACAATATAGAATTATAGTATCATGA
- a CDS encoding PD-(D/E)XK nuclease family protein, with protein MQSFLQLVAHDLYAKIGNDLSRTVLIFPNKRANLFFNEYLAGESDQPIWSPAAMSISDLFQKLSVQKTGDPIRLVCELYKVFKEETESQETLDDFYFWGELLISDFDDVDKNLVDADKLFSNLQDLKSLMDDYEFLDKEQEEAIQQFFRNFSIERRTELKEKFISLWDKLGTIYHHYRKNLTEVGIAYEGMLYRNVIEQLNTDQLKYDKYIFVGFNVLNKVEKEFFRKLQKADKAIFYWDYDIFYTQQIKKHEAGEFINRNLKDFPNELPASYFDSLKKPKKIRYISASTENAQARFLPEWIRTTFSSDNEKENAVVLCNETLLLPVLHSIPEEVKNVNITMGFPLAQTPVYSFINAAMELQTNGYRFDTGRFTYETVSAILKHPYTRQLSTKADIIERELTKTNRFYPLPSELKQDEFLANLFTPRNGIKELCDYLIGLIKDISTLYRKEGEYNDIFNQLYRESLFQSFLKINRLYSLIESGELNIQPHTLKRLISKVLTSSNIPFHGEPAIGMQVMGVLETRNLDFRNLVMLSLNEGQLPKTGGESSFIPYNLRKAFGMTTIEHKNAVYAYYFYRLIQRAENITLLYNTSSDGLNRGEESRFMLQLLVEGPHEITREYLEAGQSPQSTPKIEIPKTQKILERLYHIYDVTNPKSLILSPSALNTYLDCRLRFYFRYIAGLKTPEEVSAEIDSALFGTIFHRSAELAYTELTSNGQMIQKEDLERLLRNDVKLQGYVDQAFKEEFFKVKPEEKPEYNGVQLINSKVITSYLRQLLRNDLQYAPFEMVAMEQAVSEKITIQTDLGPFTVRLGGTIDRMDAKESTLRIVDYKTGGNPKIPANIEQLFTPSETRPNYIFQTFLYASIMCRQQTLKVAPALLYIHRAASDSYSPVIEMGEPRQPKIPVNNFTFFEDEFRKRLQTLLEEIFSENEPFTQTEDIKKCSYCDFKAICKR; from the coding sequence ATGCAATCATTTCTCCAATTAGTAGCTCATGACCTATATGCCAAAATAGGAAATGACCTCTCTCGCACAGTACTCATCTTCCCTAACAAACGTGCCAACCTGTTCTTCAATGAATATCTGGCGGGAGAATCCGATCAACCGATATGGTCACCTGCCGCTATGAGTATCAGTGATCTGTTTCAGAAGCTATCTGTACAGAAAACCGGTGATCCGATTCGATTGGTTTGTGAACTCTACAAAGTATTCAAGGAAGAAACAGAAAGTCAGGAGACATTAGATGACTTCTATTTTTGGGGAGAACTGTTAATCAGTGACTTTGATGATGTAGACAAAAATTTGGTGGATGCAGATAAGCTCTTCAGCAATCTGCAAGACTTAAAAAGTCTAATGGATGACTACGAATTTCTAGATAAAGAACAGGAAGAAGCAATTCAACAATTCTTCCGGAATTTCTCCATTGAGCGCCGCACGGAGCTCAAAGAGAAATTCATATCTCTTTGGGATAAGTTAGGCACAATCTATCACCATTACCGGAAAAACTTAACTGAGGTAGGCATTGCTTATGAAGGAATGCTTTATCGCAATGTTATCGAACAACTTAATACAGATCAACTTAAATACGACAAATATATATTTGTCGGCTTCAATGTGTTGAATAAAGTAGAAAAAGAATTCTTCCGAAAACTGCAAAAAGCAGATAAAGCAATATTCTATTGGGATTATGACATCTTCTATACCCAACAAATCAAAAAACATGAGGCCGGAGAATTTATTAACCGCAACCTGAAAGATTTCCCGAACGAACTGCCTGCCAGCTACTTTGACTCCCTAAAGAAACCGAAGAAGATACGTTACATCTCCGCTTCTACTGAGAATGCGCAAGCACGTTTCCTTCCCGAATGGATACGTACTACTTTCTCATCCGATAATGAAAAAGAAAATGCCGTAGTTCTTTGCAATGAAACCTTGTTGCTTCCCGTACTCCATTCTATCCCGGAAGAAGTGAAGAATGTCAATATCACAATGGGATTCCCGTTGGCACAAACTCCGGTTTATAGTTTTATCAATGCGGCTATGGAACTACAAACCAATGGCTACCGTTTTGATACCGGTCGTTTCACCTACGAAACCGTATCAGCTATACTAAAACATCCATATACCCGCCAATTATCGACAAAAGCAGATATAATAGAACGGGAACTTACAAAAACCAATCGTTTCTATCCGCTTCCCTCGGAATTGAAACAAGATGAGTTTCTAGCTAATCTTTTCACTCCCCGTAACGGTATCAAGGAGCTATGTGATTATCTTATCGGACTTATCAAAGATATCTCTACCCTATACCGTAAAGAAGGAGAATACAACGATATATTCAACCAACTATATCGTGAATCTCTTTTTCAGAGCTTTTTGAAAATCAACCGTTTATACAGTTTGATTGAAAGTGGAGAATTAAATATACAGCCCCATACACTGAAAAGATTAATCAGTAAAGTACTGACAAGTTCCAACATACCTTTCCACGGAGAACCTGCCATTGGAATGCAAGTTATGGGAGTACTTGAAACACGTAACCTTGACTTCCGTAATCTTGTAATGCTTTCGCTCAATGAAGGACAACTTCCTAAAACCGGTGGAGAATCTTCTTTTATTCCCTATAACCTTCGGAAAGCCTTCGGCATGACGACTATTGAGCACAAAAATGCAGTCTACGCATACTATTTCTATCGCTTGATACAGCGGGCAGAAAATATCACCTTGCTCTACAATACCTCTTCCGACGGCCTGAATCGCGGAGAGGAGTCCCGTTTCATGCTACAATTATTAGTAGAAGGTCCTCATGAGATTACTCGTGAATATTTAGAGGCCGGACAATCTCCCCAAAGTACCCCAAAAATAGAAATACCAAAAACACAGAAAATATTAGAACGATTATACCATATCTATGACGTTACCAATCCTAAGTCCCTCATTCTCTCTCCTTCAGCCCTCAATACATATCTCGACTGCCGTTTGAGATTCTACTTCCGCTATATAGCCGGATTAAAAACACCGGAAGAAGTGAGTGCGGAAATTGACTCCGCGTTATTCGGAACAATCTTTCACCGCTCTGCCGAACTAGCTTATACTGAACTGACATCCAATGGGCAAATGATACAGAAAGAGGATCTTGAACGCTTATTACGTAACGATGTTAAATTACAAGGTTACGTTGATCAGGCTTTCAAAGAAGAATTTTTCAAGGTTAAGCCGGAAGAAAAACCGGAATATAACGGTGTACAACTCATTAATTCCAAAGTAATCACCTCCTATCTGCGACAACTATTACGCAATGACCTCCAATATGCCCCTTTCGAAATGGTTGCTATGGAACAAGCTGTTTCCGAAAAGATAACTATTCAAACTGACCTAGGTCCCTTCACAGTTCGCTTGGGCGGAACCATAGACCGCATGGATGCCAAAGAAAGCACATTACGGATTGTTGACTATAAAACCGGAGGAAACCCCAAGATACCGGCTAATATCGAACAATTATTCACCCCTTCGGAAACACGTCCGAACTATATCTTCCAAACTTTCCTGTATGCCTCCATTATGTGCCGGCAACAAACATTGAAAGTGGCTCCTGCCCTGCTCTATATTCACCGGGCAGCTTCCGATAGTTACTCACCTGTTATAGAAATGGGAGAACCCCGCCAGCCAAAGATACCGGTCAATAACTTCACCTTTTTCGAAGACGAGTTCCGCAAGCGATTACAAACATTATTAGAAGAGATTTTCAGTGAAAACGAACCTTTCACTCAAACAGAAGATATTAAAAAGTGTAGTTACTGCGATTTCAAAGCAATCTGCAAACGATGA
- a CDS encoding IbrB-like domain-containing protein translates to MSVDKSPVYEVKAVPVEKVYANDYNPNVVAPPEMKLLELSIWEDGFTMPCVCYYNKEEDRYILVDGYHRYTVLKTSQRIYKRENGLLPIVVIDKDLSNRMSSTIRHNRARGMHNIELMCNIVAELDKAGMSDQWIMKNIGMDRDELLRLKQISGLADLFANREFSIPDEVAPTETERKTL, encoded by the coding sequence ATGAGTGTAGATAAAAGTCCTGTCTACGAGGTAAAAGCGGTGCCCGTAGAAAAAGTATATGCAAACGATTATAATCCGAACGTCGTTGCACCGCCCGAAATGAAATTACTTGAACTTTCTATCTGGGAAGATGGCTTTACAATGCCATGTGTATGTTATTATAATAAAGAGGAAGATCGTTATATTCTAGTGGATGGTTATCATCGCTATACGGTATTGAAGACTTCGCAGCGAATTTATAAACGTGAAAACGGGCTGCTTCCGATTGTGGTGATTGACAAGGATTTGTCGAACCGGATGAGTTCTACTATACGTCACAACCGTGCTCGTGGGATGCATAATATAGAATTGATGTGTAACATTGTTGCGGAACTTGACAAAGCAGGTATGTCCGATCAATGGATTATGAAGAATATCGGTATGGATCGTGATGAATTATTGCGCCTGAAGCAAATTTCAGGACTTGCTGATTTGTTTGCTAATCGTGAATTTAGTATTCCGGATGAAGTAGCACCCACAGAAACGGAACGAAAAACGTTATAA
- a CDS encoding hybrid sensor histidine kinase/response regulator, whose amino-acid sequence MNMEINPSEYKVLIVDDVISNVLLLKVLLTNEKFNIVTAGNGTQALEQVKKEKPDLVLLDVMMPDISGFEVAQQMKADPEMSEIPIIFLTALNSTADIVKGFQVGGNDFISKPFNKEELIIRVTHQISLVAAKRIIVAQTEELRKTIMGRDKLYSVIAHDLRSPMGSIKMVLNMLILNLPSETIGEEMYELLTMANQTTEDVFSLLDNLLKWTKSQIGKLKVVYQDINMVEVVEGVSEIFTMVAGLKNIKIVQDVPVADVAVRADIDMVKTVIRNLISNAIKFSNEGAEVVVSLAEEDGMAIVSVKDSGCGIDEENQRKLLHTDTHFSTFGTNNEEGSGLGLLLCKDFVIKNGGKLWFTSKKGEGSTFSFSIPLLDK is encoded by the coding sequence ATGAATATGGAAATAAATCCTTCTGAATATAAAGTCCTTATTGTGGACGATGTAATATCAAATGTCCTTTTGTTGAAGGTCCTTTTGACTAATGAGAAATTCAATATTGTAACTGCCGGTAACGGCACGCAAGCATTGGAACAGGTGAAGAAGGAAAAACCGGATTTGGTGTTGCTGGATGTAATGATGCCGGATATCAGTGGATTTGAAGTGGCTCAACAGATGAAGGCAGATCCGGAAATGTCTGAAATTCCTATTATTTTTCTGACTGCGCTGAATAGTACGGCGGACATCGTAAAAGGATTCCAAGTAGGAGGTAATGATTTTATTTCGAAACCTTTCAACAAGGAAGAATTGATAATTCGTGTAACACATCAGATTTCTCTAGTGGCGGCTAAACGAATTATTGTTGCACAAACAGAGGAATTACGTAAGACAATTATGGGACGTGATAAACTCTATTCTGTGATTGCGCATGACCTACGTTCGCCAATGGGGTCTATCAAAATGGTACTGAATATGTTGATTCTGAACCTGCCGAGCGAAACAATCGGCGAGGAGATGTATGAGTTGCTTACAATGGCGAATCAAACTACTGAAGATGTATTTTCATTACTTGATAATCTGCTGAAATGGACGAAAAGCCAGATTGGCAAATTGAAGGTGGTTTATCAGGATATCAATATGGTAGAAGTTGTAGAGGGGGTAAGTGAGATCTTTACAATGGTAGCCGGCTTGAAGAATATTAAGATTGTGCAGGATGTACCTGTTGCAGATGTAGCTGTTCGTGCTGATATTGATATGGTTAAAACGGTAATCCGTAACCTGATTAGTAATGCTATCAAGTTTAGCAATGAGGGGGCGGAAGTGGTGGTATCGTTGGCTGAGGAAGACGGTATGGCAATCGTTAGTGTGAAAGATAGCGGATGCGGCATTGATGAAGAAAATCAGAGGAAGTTGCTTCATACGGATACGCACTTTAGTACCTTCGGTACAAATAATGAAGAAGGTTCAGGACTCGGATTGTTGTTGTGTAAGGACTTTGTTATCAAGAATGGTGGTAAACTCTGGTTTACTTCAAAGAAGGGAGAGGGATCTACATTTAGTTTCTCAATTCCATTACTGGATAAATAG
- a CDS encoding UDP-glucuronic acid decarboxylase family protein, translating to MKRILVSGGAGFIGSHLCTRLINEGHDVICLDNFFTGSKDNIMHLMDNHHFEVVRHDVTYPYSAEVDEIYNLACPASPIHYQHDPIQTAKTSVMGAINMLGLAMRLDAKILQASTSEVYGDPIVHPQPESYWGNVNPVGYRSCYDEGKRCAETLFMDYHRQNNVRVKIIRIFNTYGPRMLPNDGRVVSNFILQALHNEDITIYGDGKQTRSFQYIDDLVEGMIRMMNTEDEFTGPVNLGNPNEFPVLELAERIIRMTSSSSRIVFKQLPDDDPKQRQPDITLAKEKLSWQPTIELEDGLKRMIEYFKTV from the coding sequence ATGAAAAGAATATTGGTTAGTGGCGGAGCCGGATTCATTGGCTCTCATCTCTGTACCCGGCTTATAAACGAAGGTCATGACGTGATATGCCTTGATAATTTTTTTACAGGATCAAAAGATAACATCATGCATTTGATGGATAATCATCATTTTGAGGTGGTACGACACGATGTCACTTACCCTTATTCTGCTGAAGTCGATGAGATTTATAATTTGGCTTGTCCGGCATCTCCTATCCATTATCAACATGACCCGATTCAGACTGCCAAAACATCTGTAATGGGAGCAATTAATATGTTGGGACTGGCAATGAGATTGGATGCTAAAATATTGCAGGCTTCTACCAGTGAGGTATATGGAGACCCAATTGTTCACCCGCAACCGGAAAGTTATTGGGGAAACGTGAATCCGGTAGGATACAGATCATGTTATGATGAAGGAAAACGCTGTGCGGAAACTTTGTTTATGGATTATCATCGTCAGAATAATGTGCGTGTGAAGATTATTCGTATATTCAATACGTATGGTCCACGGATGTTGCCGAATGACGGACGAGTCGTTTCTAATTTCATTTTACAAGCGCTACATAATGAAGATATTACTATTTATGGAGACGGGAAACAGACACGTAGTTTCCAATATATTGATGATTTGGTTGAAGGGATGATACGAATGATGAATACGGAAGATGAATTTACGGGACCTGTGAATCTTGGAAATCCAAATGAGTTTCCCGTATTGGAATTGGCAGAGAGAATAATTCGTATGACCAGTTCTTCTTCGAGAATTGTATTTAAGCAGTTGCCGGATGATGACCCGAAACAACGTCAGCCGGATATCACACTGGCAAAAGAAAAACTCAGCTGGCAGCCTACTATTGAATTGGAAGACGGGCTGAAGCGTATGATTGAATATTTTAAAACTGTCTGA